AACAGAAGGTTTCCTTGCACTTTTCACCTTATTTGATTGATGTTCCagccttggttttccatggaaaacctatGGAAACACACCTAAGTTTGTTCCAAGTGCAAAGGAGAAAGAATCaatgaaaaagatgaagtaaAAGTGaggttatgctcacttttgtaacTTGGTATGCTTTTGTCTTTGCTACTGATTTTGGCTGGATTTTGGAGTGATTAGAGAGTGTTTAAGTGAGTTTGCAAAGTGAAAATGTGTGGAGGAGGCTTGGGTTTTATAGGGGATGAATTAGGGTTGAGGTTGGTGGCAACACAAGAAACATGCACAAAACTCGCCAATCTACGAGCTGGAATTGTTTTCTGCGGATTCATCGTCCTCGCGGGGCGTGACTCGACTGGGTGAGGGGGTCACGGCCCGCGAGCCATCCCATCTCGTGATATTGTTTGATTTTTGTCACGTTTGGTCCTTGTACTTCCATATTTTGATGTTTTTGATGTGTTTTAGGGTGGTTTAAGCACAAAGGAtcatttttaggggtatgtactGTAATCAAATCATAAAAACAAGTATAAATAAGTATGTTTGTCAAGATTAAGTATCGAATTCACATAAATTGAGCGTATAAGACGAGTATTGTACGTTTAACGTATTTTGTAAGAATTATGAATAAGGTATCGTATGTATAGTTAATCcaaacgtatgaacatgtatgaagtACTTAGAacatgaatttaaagaaatacgaattttatttatgatccaagtctcggattttacaacgactACAACGAAAAGACGATTACAAGGAATACGAGATTTCCAagaatagcattacaaggcgagctttctaattatggaaggTATGAAAAAGCAGAGCGTTACATCTCACTATTTTCACATCGCTGCATCTTATTCTTATACCTTTTTtactctatctctctctatatatatatctatgtatgtATAGAGAGATAGAGGAAAGGGATATGTGGAATACCTTTTTTTGATTTACCTTACTTTGTATAAAGAACATGATAACATATATACGTTTCTCTCGGTCTTTCGGTATCTCTCATATCGGGGTGCTTAATATATTCACATTTGTTCTtcatctttatctttataaaaTAGGGATTTTCTCTAATTTGCATGTTTATAAGACCATTCACAACAAATTCCTTATCTTCAACTCTAGAATTTAATTAAAAACtaactttttatttcaaaatttaactatgttatttttttttaactcttATATCTCATTCCTCATTCATATCACTATAtccttttttattattatatctTTCTCTTTCTTACAATTATAATTTTAACTACTTTTTAATTGTCTTGATGTTCAACCAGCACATCTTGTGAATAATTTACTTCACAAAAGTATTTTTTTGTTTAGCTTCATGACTGCTTGGAACCTCTCTTAGCACCACGACAGTCATCTGCAAGGAAAAGAGAATCGGAGTTAGCATCAACAAATGTTGTAGTATACGTGCTATATGCATATGTATTCCGTTGACGTATGTCAACGCCCACAAAACCTATTTACCAAACACACGGTATATATGTCATAATTTCTCCCTATTTTTGAGTAACCTTTTGTAATATACAGTGAACCTAACCGAAAAGCATTCTAACCCGGTGAGTCTGTTGATGTCCGTTTTGGCGTGCTTGCTTTTGGATTGGGTATTGATGGAGGCTTGATCATTATTGTTGTCGAATGTGCACTCGTACCGACAACGTCTGTTGGTGTATCACATGAACTTGTTGTCGCCTCTTCTACGACCCTTATCAAAATATACTGACCCTTCCTCGCAGATAATTGTTGATGAGGGCGTTGACACATAGCCTATTATTAAACAATAAAATATGCAATCTAGTTATAGATTACTATTTTACGCACAAAAACAACTAATTGCATGTTCACCTAATCACATGTAACTTATTGAAAAGGCTAATCATACTTACATGAAATTTGCGCACAACATCGTTATCTAAACACACATAATTAAGAGATCcgtctgtaacaccccaaatttcaaAGTTTAACTATTCATGTTAATTGTAGAAATTTTGTAAGAAATAATTATTATATgatattaacctagttaatacAATAAGGAGTTATCTCCTAATAATAAGGTTAGGAAAGTTTAAGCATGGAAAATGCATTAATAAAACATGAGGGGCTGAAATTATGCACTTTAGAAAGTGCTTAAATTAAAAGATCGGAATTTTGTAAAAAACCTAGTAGTTGGGCTTGTGTATGTCGACACCCACAAGAAGGAGAAAGGGAAGAAGGCTTAATTTGATGTATTTTGTCCAAATTAAGGAGGAAATTTAGCCCTAATCTCATACTTGAACTCGAATTCTCGATCATCTAGACTTGGTAAACAAAAGGCTTGTTGTAAAATTCTATTTGATGATGGTTTGACTAGAGAAATGTTGAATGATGAAAGTATTGTATCAATCTTAGAAATTCAACCAAAATTAATGTAGTAGTTTGAGTAAGTTATAAGATTTAATGAAGGTTCATGAATGATGTGAAGTGAGCCTTTAACATAGAGAAGAACCCATAATCATATTTGGGTAAACTGATAAATAGATTGAAAGAAGTGAAGGTTATATTGTGTTTCGTGTTTATGAATGATTGGTATTTGTTTTTGGAAAGAAACTTGGTGATTGATACCATGAACTAGGATGTTAAGCATGTAATACATGTACTTTGTGCTTTACATGTGGTGTGCATGCttagtgtttgataaaatgcctaggTGACAGTAATAGGTAAAATTGTATGCAAGTAATGGAAGAATCTGTATATAGAATGTGATAATGAATTAACTGATGGTAAACTAAAATAAGGAGTGTGTTTTAGATGGAGTTCATGTGGAAATTGAATTTGTTATTATGATGTGGTAGAAACATGTACTAGGAGCTTGTATCTTATGCTTGAATGATTTCAAAGCACACCATGTATTTGATTGATTGTTTAGTTGTGATCAAGGAGTGAATTGGTATTAATTGTGTAGCAGGTAGATAGTAAAGGATGATGTTGGGATTATGTTATGTTAGCTAAGCAGGGGTTATGTTGCCAATTGTAGAATTATGAAAATACTAGTATGGATAGAATTGATTACATATGGAAATAACTAATGATTACCGAATGCAAACCTATATGCATTGACAAAGCCTTTTCTAGACTTTTAATGACTCAATTTAATTATGATCAAGTCTAAATACACATAATTAATGTAAACTCGCTTGATTCTGATATATGGATTAACCTGATTATTTGTCGGGTGTCAAAGGGTAGTCGATGGTTCCTTTCAATAAGTATAATCCAGGTGTTTGGAAGAACATCGGCTCCTTGGTTTTCAATATGAAACTTTATGGGGTTAATCTCTCATAGTTGATTAGAGGAGTTAATGGTAACGGCGAAGACATAAACTTTTGGGTGGACTCATGACATGGAAGCTGGCATTTTCATGTGGTTTTCCCAAACCTTTTTCGGTTGAAAAAAGAAACAAACTATTCAAAGTCAAAGATAGGGTCAGGTGGAAGGATCATCTCATTGAATGGTCGTGGTGTTGTTCTCAAAATCCGCATTCTCCAACTGAATTGGAGGAATTGGAACGGCTAATTGGTTTATTTAACACAACTCGAGGTAACAGAAAAACAACTCTTAGATTTGAACGATGGTTCTGGACGGTGGCAGCGGTTAAAAAATTGTTATATTCGGATCATGACGCGAGTAATATGTACGTTATGGATTGTTGCAAATGGGTTCCAAGTGTAGCATTTTCACATGGAGAGCTTAATTGAAGCGATTCCCTACTATGGAGGAACTGTATAGAAGGAACATTTAAGCCATCTCTCAGTCTTGTGTTATGTGTGATGAAGGGATCGAAACAGTTGATCATCTTTTTACAGCATGTTGGGTGGCCTCTGTGGTTTGGCAAGATATTAGCGATTGGTTTAAGGTGTTGCAGCTCTTCAGGTTTTGTACTAAAGATTTAGCGGAGATTCATAATTATAGCAGGATGGCCAACATTCTCCTATGCCATTATTCTTTCCGTATGATGTAGTGGTAAGAGACATTTGAAGCATGTAAATCGAATTAAATCCCATATAGTAAGAAGTATTAGAATTACATCAAGAAGTGAATGTTGGTTGGAACAAACTTGTAGGCAAATTTAAGATAACGTCCAACTATGAGTCCCCAACTTATCTAACTTTTATGCATAGTGTAGTGCTTGAGGCATTAAAAGCTTTGTAAACCTTAAAGTTGCAAAGCTAAATTTTAAAGGGCAACAACGCTCAACTCTAAGCAAACGAGCAACAAACATAAAGCATGCCCCATCAGTTTTAACTAGATGTAATGAAAACTAGTATTTATGAAGTGACACCACTAATGTTGTTACCTTCTAATAAGTTGATTATGTTGTACGACACCACTCACATGACTACGAAACAATCAGAAACAACATAAGTTCGTATATATTTAAGATGGTTTTAGCATTACTATCTAAAAATATCCAAGTTACATGTATTTGAACAACAACAAACAAATAAAACGAGCAGTACATAAGTCTTTTTCACCAGTGTATTAAATTTACAAGATAAACGTACATTTTGCTAGGCCAAACTTTATACTTGTGGGGTTCCCGCTCTTCTCATGATACCGCAATAGCGGCGTGGTGTTCCCCATGACCCCATACCTCCACAGTAGCTTCCATTTCCGCATTATCTCCAAATCCTTTTCTTATTTTAAATGACCAGTGGTATGGGACTCATGCTTACACTGTAAATTACAGGATGAAGGGGACGCCAAGCGGAGCGGTGTTTTTGGCTCTCCCATGATGCCACAAAAACACCCTACATCTCCATTCTGTGAGTATAATATACATCTTTAATTTGTTACGCACAAAATATGATATGCAAAGGGTCTACCTAGTTGCACACCAACATGGCTATTTACACACCAAACTCTACCTTtacctacgctgcgtatagagctataagTAGCGTATAGTGTTactctatacgctgcgtatagctctatacgcagcgtataagtTGCATGGAATTCAGAGCCTCCCTAGCAATCATTGGCACAGACAACcagggtttatatacgctgcgtatagagctatacgcagcgtatataacccATCAGATTTTTTTTGGTTATTTTGATGTATTTATGGTATAAATTCTCACCTGGTTCCAACGTTAAATCGTTTAAAATATATAACCGTTAATGTTATACCATTAATATTATATACCgttaaatttttttgaaaaacgtATATACGGTtcgaatatattatattgttatcatttaaattaaattatcatACCAAGTCTAGTGCGGTTAGAATGTTATAAACGTTTAAATATCATAGGTGTGGCTTAGGTCCCATGTAGGCCTATAGGTATATATAATACCTATAGGGAACCTAtatgagacttatactatacactatacgatacgatgcaatatgatacgatactataggataccaTACAACACCTGTATAAGACTATAGATGTAGCATAGGACCCTTATAGGCCTGTAGGTGTGGTTTAGGtgccgtataggcctataggtgtgatttaggtcccgtatatgcctataggtgtggtttaggtccggtataagcctataggcatatacaagacctataggaagcCTATACGATACTTATACCACACAatatgatacgatacgatactatattatacgatacgatataacacccgtataggcctataggtgtagtataagTCTTGTATAGTACTATAGGTGTgttttaggtcccgtataggcctataggcatatacaagaccaatagggaacctatacgagacttatactatacattatacgatatgatacgatgcaatacgatacgatactatataGGATACCATACAACACCTATATAAGCCTATAGATGTAGTATAGGTCCTTTATAGGCcaataggtgtggtttaggtcctgtataggcctataggtatggtttaggtcccgtataggcctatacgtgtGGTTTAGgccccgtataggcctataggtgtggtttaggtctcgtataagcctataggcatatacaagacctataggaaacctatacgagacttatactacactatatgatgCAATAAGATACTATAGGATACCATagaacacccgtataggcctataggcatatacaagacctatatgagacttatacgaggtttatacgagacttatactatacgatacgatacttaaaaaagtttttttaaatACACCCTTTATATATgctgcgtataggcctatatgcagcgtatataaagggtcaaaaagtTAATTTTACCACAGGTTTAGGCTTCGTATAGCCCCCAAtccaggggtaaaatggtcttttttaCTATACGCCGTGtatacgatactatactatacgatacgatataaaaCTCGTACAGGCCTATAGCtgtagtataggtctcgtatagtactataggtgtggtttaggtcccgtgtaggcctataggcatatacaatacctatagggaacctatacgagacttataccatacactatacgatacgatacgatgcgatacgatgcaatacgatatgATACTATAAAATACCATACAACACCCGTATAAGTCTATAGATGTAGTATAGGTCCCTTTTAGGCATATAGGTGTGGTtgaggtcccgtataggcctataggtgtggttgaggtcccgtataggcctataggcatatacaagacctataggaaacctatacaagacttatactacactatacgatactaTACTATGCGATAtaatataacacccgtataggcctataggtgtagtataggtctcgtatagtaCTATATGTGTGGTTTACGTcaggcctataggcatatacaagacctatagggaacctatacgagacttatactgtACACTATACGATAAGATACTATAGGATACCATACAACACCTGTATAAGCCTATAGATGTAGTATAGGTCTTTTATAGGCCTATAAGTgcggtttaggtcccgtataggcttATAAGTGTAAccatatacgctgcgtatagctctatacgcagtgTATATAAATTCTAAGTGTGCAGATAGACAGCCTTTGATGTGTGAATAGTTTGTTCCTATGCAAAAGGTTATACGTATAGTGTAATTTCTAACAAACCTTAATGAAATAAATGAGGTATACGAAGCCTAATAAAAAGTATTTATCCGAGCATTGACTTAGGAAGAAGGACCTATCACCTACACACCACCCTGTCATTCATCTTTTCATGAAAATTCAACCTCGAAAACAAAACTACCCTAGCCACTTGTTCAGTCCTACAAATATTCCTATTAaatattttcatatttttttattgtttaaaagCCGGTGATAAATATTccaagagaaaaaaaaaaagagggtAAAAATTACTACTTACACAACTAGTCCTACTCTACTGTATAATAAATTAAGACCAGACCTGACCCACCTCAGGAATTCAACAAAAAGTAATTAATCCGTTCATCGTCCCTATATATCAATCCAACTTTCTTCTACTCTTCTTAATTATCATCAATCCAATCCACAGCAACTTCAATTTATactcaccatcaccaccattagAGAACAAAGAATCACTTACTTGCACAAACAAGACAAGATGGTGCTAGGATGGAGAAGAGCTTTTTGTACATCAATCTCTCGAGAAACCACTATGGAAGACCTCGAgtatgatcatcatcatcatagcaTTGACAACACATCCAGTTCATCTACCACTCCAAAACTGAGCACCAGATTTGGGTTTTTTACATCTTCATCGAATCCTTCTACACCTCGACTCCGATCTCACTCTAGTTCTAGCCCTAGCCTCCGGTGCCGGACCAGTCGAACCACAGCCACCGTGCCAGCTCCACCGCGATCAGCGCCTCTCAGTCCAAAACTTCAATGCGAAACTAATTACAACAGTCCACGTGGCTTTCTCCGGTCATCAAATCCGTCGTCGCCGCGTTCTCCGTCGCCGTTTTCGTTTCTCAAATCCGGTTTACGTCTTTGCACGGTAAGATATTAGATATTGTTCGCCGGAATTTGAACATTttgaaattaataataataataatcatcgTTATCAAATCCTTCTGCAGCGTAGGTGTGGATTATGCTTGCAGAGCGTGAAGAAAGGGCAAGGAACGGCGACGTTCACGGCGGAGTGTTCACACACTTTTCATTTTCCGTGCATTTCCGATCACGTGAAGAAGCAAGGGAGCTTAGCATGTCCGTTGTGCAGCTGTTTGTGGAAAGAGATGCCTATGCTAGCTGTAAACGATCAGAATCATCAGAAATACAAGTTCGTTGATGAAGAAATGACGAGAGAAAAGCTGGCAACAAGATTTGTAGATGACGTTATCGGTAGAGACGAATCTCCGAAACGGAATTTGTTACGTTCAGATTTGAAAGTTTATAACGATGATGAACCGTTGGCGTCGTTGACGCCAAAAGCTCGGTTTAATCCGATTCCTGAATCTGATGAAAACTGTGATGAAGATTGTGTTGGAACATTTCAAGGTTCTTGTTTTAATGGCGGTTATTCCAGTCCTGTTAACGATCATGTTAAGGACGTTGAAGTTCGTTTGTTACCGGAGGCAGCGTTGATCGCTGTTACTCGTAGACATGAGACGTACGCGATTGTGTTGAAAGTAAAAGCTCCTGAAGCACCGGACAACATCCGACTAAGAGCTCCGATTGATTTGGTGACAGTAGTAGATGTTAGCGGCAAAATCACAAACGAAAAGCTGCAGATGATTAAAAAAGCAATGAGATCTATCGTGTTATCACTCTCGTCATCAGACAGGTTATCAATCGTCGCATTTTCATCACACTCCAAACGGTTATTACCTTTAAGAAGAATGACAACCAGCGGCCGCCGCTCCGCCCGTCGCATCGTGGAGGCGATGGCGGTTATCGACGGTTGTTCAAACTCAAAAGACGCTGTAAAAAAAGCCGTGAAAGTTCTAGAAGACCGCCGTGAGAAAAATCCTGTCGCCACCGTCCTCCTCCTCTCCGACGTCACAAATCAACCGTCAGATTCATCCGTTTCATCGGTTCGTTATCCGCACTCGCGAATCGACATTCCGATACATTCTGTTAAACTAAACATAACGGAAGACCACGTGTTCGCGAAATTCATCGGAAATTTACTAACCGTGGCGGTTGAGGATCTCCGGCTGCAGTTAGGATTCTTCGCCGGTTCATCACCGGCGGAGATCACGGCGGTTTATTCACGAATACCGCAACCTATCGTTCTCGGATCAAGCACCGTCCGGATCGGCGATTTATCTGCCGACGAAGAGAGAGAAATACTGGTGGAACTGAAACTACCATCGTCTACGTGTAGGTCCCAGAGAGTACTATCCGTGCAATGCTGTTACAACGAATCATCAACTCAACAAATCATCTACGGTAAACAACACGGTTTACTCGTGCCTCGTCTCAACACCGTTAGATCGTCGTCTCCAACGATCCAACGGTTGAGGAACGTTTTCATTTCGACTCGGGCGTTAGCCGAGTCGCGCCGTCTAAGGGCGCGAAATGATTTAAATGGTGCGTATCATATGCTTGTTTCGGCTCGTGCGTTAATGCGACAGTTAAGCTCGGCTTCTGATGATGAGTTTATGCTTGGGTTAGAAGCCGAGCTGAGTGAGGTGCAACGACACCGCAAGGTTGTTCATTATACGGATGAGAAAGGTGAGCCGTTGACGCCGACGTCGGCTTGGAGAGTGGCTGATAAGCTGGCTAAAGTGGCAATGATGAGAAAGTCGGTCAATAGAGTCAGCGACTTGCACGGCTTTGAAGATGCCAGATTctgattaaaattttaaaaaaatatatatttacagtTTGAAATTTACAATTTGCACCCTTGAAGAAttgaaaggtgttcaaaaatGGGAAATAATTGTTGTGGGTGGAGTAAGGATAATATGGACAAAGAGTACCCGACGGCAGGAGCCTTTTTATGTTTTCAGTAATCGATTGAAGAATACAAAAGAGATTGATTGTGAAAAGCTTTAGAAAGGTGGGGGGCCTATATGTACTTTTGTCTTTTTTCTagagttctttttttttttaattcgtaTTATTAGTTAGTTGTATATTATATGAGATTAAAATCTAAGACGATTAAATGTCAACCGTATTAAATTAATTAGATTTATAACTATTATTGTtgatattattattgtttatttatattttgtaacAAGTTGTTTGTTTTGGGGGTGTATGATGATCATGGAGTATGTGTAGATGGATCTAGCAAATGAACACACTACACGTGTccttttttatatatatgtttctttttttccttttctcTAACGTGGGTTGCCAAAGAAGTCCAAGATAAGGATGATTACAAATCTTATGGAGATATAAGATTTTACTTGCTTTAGCACTAacctatattttattttataacataCAAAATTAGTTGAAGAATTACTATTTTATTTAAACATGGACCAACATGATTTTGATATAGAAACTAGGGGCACCAAATATGTCGAGATTGGTTAAATTGTTTAATATGAGCACGACTCATCTTTACATGTGTTAAAACATTAATCATATTTCGCATACGCTTCAAATTGTGCCACTCGAACATGGACCATTAAGTTCATTTAATCTGAATGTTCAAACGAGTTGGCGGGTAGTATTTAAGTTGTAAATATGTAAATCAGGTAGATGGACAgtaaaaaaaaaggttaaatAGGTTAGGAAGCTGATACGTTTAAGTAAATAAGTTAAACATGTAAACTTAAACACGCCACATCACACGACTTGTTCAATTAAACATGTCAATAACAAATTAACGGATTACTAAATGGGTTAGAtatgtgaaggggtatggtcccaaaaagccgcgcaaacctcttctgaggttgcgcgtgagaccatactccttattttaATAAACTTCCTACCGAGAGCCTCGCGCGACCTACACCACTTCCCGATTTGTATCGCGCAAGGCATAGACCACAAGAAGCTaagatatcagcacttagcataaaataATGGAACACATGGACATGCTACCCCCGCGCGGGCTAGTTAGATGCCCAACAAGAACCACACAGGAGGGGAGCGCAAGTCCACCTCcggtggtacacaaggtacaagtggcagtaaaaggagccaatgagcgtccagcaggctctggtcaatcatGCGCCACGATCGTCTGGCGAGAAGTAcccaaggacgcctacgtggcaccaatcaggggacggagacaactgtcccacgatctccacttgtctgctgatggcagaaagacagcagggccgacaacaatgacacgtggcttcaatcaaggtgcgccagcaccaaagaacttctagaagccactaaacggtcGACACCAGCAAGGCAAGGAGCATATCCGCTATGCTGTccatttccggcccaaggcccatcagcccatatcctcttacacctctccggctataaatagagacctcattccataGGTTAAatattctattccctctactctcactcttggcacttaattactctcaaaacagtcgcttattctcacgccggagcctggttaagagggaaacccccacattcccctcttaacgagtaacggtgttctgttttgcaggatcatacatcaagtcggagctcaaC
The sequence above is drawn from the Helianthus annuus cultivar XRQ/B chromosome 12, HanXRQr2.0-SUNRISE, whole genome shotgun sequence genome and encodes:
- the LOC110895494 gene encoding E3 ubiquitin-protein ligase WAV3, which gives rise to MVLGWRRAFCTSISRETTMEDLEYDHHHHSIDNTSSSSTTPKLSTRFGFFTSSSNPSTPRLRSHSSSSPSLRCRTSRTTATVPAPPRSAPLSPKLQCETNYNSPRGFLRSSNPSSPRSPSPFSFLKSGLRLCTRRCGLCLQSVKKGQGTATFTAECSHTFHFPCISDHVKKQGSLACPLCSCLWKEMPMLAVNDQNHQKYKFVDEEMTREKLATRFVDDVIGRDESPKRNLLRSDLKVYNDDEPLASLTPKARFNPIPESDENCDEDCVGTFQGSCFNGGYSSPVNDHVKDVEVRLLPEAALIAVTRRHETYAIVLKVKAPEAPDNIRLRAPIDLVTVVDVSGKITNEKLQMIKKAMRSIVLSLSSSDRLSIVAFSSHSKRLLPLRRMTTSGRRSARRIVEAMAVIDGCSNSKDAVKKAVKVLEDRREKNPVATVLLLSDVTNQPSDSSVSSVRYPHSRIDIPIHSVKLNITEDHVFAKFIGNLLTVAVEDLRLQLGFFAGSSPAEITAVYSRIPQPIVLGSSTVRIGDLSADEEREILVELKLPSSTCRSQRVLSVQCCYNESSTQQIIYGKQHGLLVPRLNTVRSSSPTIQRLRNVFISTRALAESRRLRARNDLNGAYHMLVSARALMRQLSSASDDEFMLGLEAELSEVQRHRKVVHYTDEKGEPLTPTSAWRVADKLAKVAMMRKSVNRVSDLHGFEDARF